A single candidate division TA06 bacterium B3_TA06 DNA region contains:
- a CDS encoding aminotransferase, whose protein sequence is MHKKLFIPGPTEVLPEVLEAQTKPMFGHRMKEASELGTSVINKLKKVLETDQQVIVWTASGSLIMEASIRNSVKKGVLNTICGAFSERWHKMAKANGLPCGAIEVEWGKAITPEMVDQELATGKYDVLCLTHNETSTGVMNPTDAIADMVRERYPDVLILVDAVSSLTGARINVDKYDVVLTSTQKCVALPPGLSFCTVSDRFLERAQTIEHRGHYTDFLLMKKYIDERGGQTPSTPNLALYNALDFQLDRMLEEGMDNRYKRHSDMANRVRSWAKEHFDLFPEQGYESETVTVIANTKGISVADLNKALAERGMALANGYGKKLKEKTFRIAHMGDLQMKDIDELLAAIDDILGH, encoded by the coding sequence ATGCATAAGAAACTTTTCATCCCAGGACCCACCGAGGTCCTGCCTGAGGTTCTAGAGGCTCAGACCAAACCCATGTTCGGGCACCGCATGAAGGAGGCATCCGAACTGGGAACATCGGTAATCAACAAGCTGAAAAAAGTACTGGAGACCGACCAGCAGGTGATCGTGTGGACCGCTTCGGGTTCCTTGATCATGGAGGCATCCATACGCAACAGCGTCAAGAAGGGCGTGCTCAACACTATCTGCGGGGCCTTTTCCGAGCGCTGGCACAAGATGGCCAAGGCCAACGGCTTGCCATGTGGTGCTATTGAAGTCGAATGGGGCAAGGCCATAACGCCGGAGATGGTGGATCAAGAACTGGCAACCGGCAAATACGACGTGCTGTGCCTTACCCATAACGAAACCTCCACCGGCGTAATGAACCCAACCGATGCGATCGCGGACATGGTGCGTGAGCGCTATCCGGACGTTTTGATTCTGGTAGACGCCGTCTCCTCACTCACCGGTGCCAGGATCAACGTTGACAAATACGACGTGGTTTTGACCTCTACCCAGAAATGTGTGGCACTTCCACCCGGCCTTTCCTTCTGCACCGTCTCCGACAGGTTCCTTGAGCGGGCCCAGACCATCGAGCACCGCGGCCACTACACCGACTTCCTACTCATGAAGAAGTACATAGACGAGCGAGGCGGACAGACACCATCCACCCCCAACCTTGCCCTCTACAACGCACTCGACTTCCAGCTCGATCGCATGCTTGAAGAAGGCATGGACAACCGTTACAAGCGTCACTCGGATATGGCCAACCGCGTGCGCTCCTGGGCAAAGGAGCACTTTGATCTTTTCCCTGAGCAAGGCTATGAGTCCGAGACCGTGACCGTTATCGCCAACACCAAGGGCATAAGTGTGGCCGATTTGAACAAGGCATTGGCTGAGCGCGGCATGGCCCTAGCCAACGGCTACGGTAAAAAGCTCAAGGAGAAGACCTTCCGCATCGCCCACATGGGTGATCTTCAGATGAAAGACATAGACGAGCTATTGGCCGCTATAGACGACATACTCGGCCACTAG
- a CDS encoding 3-phosphoglycerate dehydrogenase, whose amino-acid sequence MKVLVNDAIAPQGVQKLKDAGFEVVVDHLEPEDLKAQIKDYDALIVRSATKVRREIIEAAENLKVIGRAGVGLDNVDREAAKERGIAVYNTPAATSISVAELALGMMLSAARHIAQGTVSLKQGRWDKKKFKGIELYGKTLGIIGMGRIGSELAKRARAMGMSVFFFDAVVSESEFGTYKEMDEVLAEADFLSLHLPHNDSTHYLISTDAFAKMKDGAILVNAARGGVVDEEALYEALTSGKLRAAAVDVYESEPVTEHKLFSLDNVVLTPHVGAQAAEGQQRAGVQVAEKVIEALKGS is encoded by the coding sequence ATGAAGGTTTTAGTAAACGACGCCATCGCCCCCCAGGGCGTCCAGAAGCTGAAGGACGCAGGATTCGAGGTGGTGGTGGATCATCTCGAACCGGAGGATTTGAAAGCTCAGATCAAAGACTACGACGCCCTCATCGTGCGTTCGGCGACCAAGGTGCGCCGCGAGATCATCGAGGCCGCCGAGAACCTGAAGGTGATCGGTCGCGCCGGCGTTGGACTGGATAACGTGGACCGCGAGGCGGCCAAGGAGCGCGGCATTGCTGTCTACAACACCCCGGCAGCGACATCCATCTCGGTAGCTGAGCTTGCTCTGGGTATGATGCTTTCCGCGGCCCGGCACATCGCACAGGGCACGGTTAGCCTCAAGCAAGGCCGCTGGGACAAGAAGAAGTTCAAGGGTATTGAGCTTTACGGCAAGACACTGGGCATAATCGGCATGGGTCGCATCGGCTCCGAGCTGGCCAAGCGCGCCCGGGCCATGGGCATGAGTGTCTTCTTCTTCGACGCCGTAGTCTCCGAATCCGAGTTCGGCACCTACAAGGAGATGGATGAGGTCCTGGCGGAGGCTGATTTCCTTTCCCTTCACCTGCCCCATAACGACAGCACCCATTACCTCATAAGCACCGATGCGTTTGCGAAGATGAAGGACGGAGCGATTCTTGTCAACGCTGCCCGCGGCGGTGTGGTTGATGAGGAGGCGCTGTATGAAGCGCTCACCTCCGGCAAGCTCAGAGCGGCCGCCGTAGACGTCTACGAGAGCGAACCTGTAACCGAGCACAAGCTCTTTAGTCTGGATAACGTGGTGCTCACCCCGCACGTGGGTGCCCAGGCCGCAGAAGGTCAGCAGCGCGCAGGCGTGCAGGTCGCAGAAAAGGTAATCGAGGCGCTCAAGGGGTCATAA